A section of the Elizabethkingia anophelis R26 genome encodes:
- the purD gene encoding phosphoribosylamine--glycine ligase, producing MRVLVVGTGGREAAIGWKLKQDPKVKKIFFARGNASTEEYGENIYEDSIPELVEFATREKVDLTIVGPEAPLVDGIVDEFKAAGLKIFGPNAKAASLEGSKAFSKRFMQDHGIKTAKAQVFEVYQDALDYVKDHKFPLVIKASGLAGGKGVVICETLEEADAVIHDFMIRRIHGDAGIKLVIEEFLQGFEASIICFSNGEELFPCIPVKDYKKVGEGDEGMNTGGMGTVAPSPEFNGMHYADFERNIMLPTLKGLKQENLSFKGFIFFGLMVTAEGSYLLEYNMRLGDPETQVILPLMENSLVDVINDCMEGKPVELKFADKKAVCVVMVSGGYPRNIETGLEIKGTDKVDTLCLLAGARKGGNSYYTTGGRVVNVVGFGETYDDARKQAYDNIKKVSFDYGFYRHDIGLFEQKK from the coding sequence ATGCGAGTATTAGTCGTTGGTACCGGAGGTCGTGAGGCTGCAATTGGATGGAAACTTAAACAAGATCCTAAAGTTAAAAAAATATTCTTTGCAAGAGGAAATGCTTCAACCGAAGAATATGGTGAGAATATATACGAAGATTCTATCCCTGAACTGGTAGAATTTGCAACAAGAGAAAAAGTTGATTTAACAATAGTTGGTCCTGAAGCTCCTTTAGTGGATGGAATCGTAGATGAGTTTAAAGCAGCAGGTCTTAAAATTTTTGGGCCAAATGCTAAAGCGGCTTCATTAGAAGGTTCTAAAGCTTTCTCTAAGAGATTTATGCAGGATCACGGTATTAAAACTGCAAAGGCTCAGGTTTTTGAAGTATACCAGGATGCTTTAGATTATGTTAAAGATCACAAATTCCCGTTGGTAATAAAAGCTAGTGGTTTAGCAGGTGGTAAAGGAGTAGTAATCTGTGAAACTCTTGAAGAAGCAGATGCTGTTATTCATGATTTCATGATCAGAAGAATTCACGGTGATGCCGGGATTAAGCTGGTTATCGAAGAGTTTTTACAAGGATTTGAAGCTTCTATTATCTGTTTCTCTAACGGTGAAGAGCTGTTCCCTTGTATTCCTGTAAAAGATTATAAGAAAGTAGGAGAAGGTGATGAAGGTATGAATACCGGTGGTATGGGTACTGTAGCACCAAGTCCTGAATTCAACGGGATGCACTATGCAGACTTCGAAAGAAATATTATGCTGCCAACACTGAAGGGTCTTAAGCAGGAGAACCTTAGTTTCAAAGGATTTATTTTCTTCGGATTAATGGTTACTGCAGAAGGCAGCTACCTTTTGGAATATAACATGCGTTTAGGAGATCCTGAAACTCAGGTTATTTTACCTCTAATGGAAAACAGCCTTGTAGATGTTATCAATGACTGTATGGAAGGAAAACCGGTAGAACTAAAATTTGCTGATAAAAAAGCTGTATGTGTAGTGATGGTTTCCGGAGGATATCCAAGAAACATCGAAACTGGTCTCGAAATAAAAGGAACTGATAAAGTAGATACACTTTGTCTTCTTGCAGGTGCCAGAAAAGGTGGAAACAGCTATTATACAACAGGCGGCAGAGTTGTAAACGTTGTAGGATTCGGAGAAACTTATGATGATGCCAGAAAGCAGGCTTATGATAACATTAAAAAGGTTTCTTTCGACTACGGCTTCTACAGACATGATATAGGCTTGTTCGAGCAAAAGAAATAA
- the guaA gene encoding glutamine-hydrolyzing GMP synthase produces the protein MERGIIILDFGSQYNQLIGRRVREMGVYSEIIPYYTPLEEIKERNPFGIILSGGPSSVNAEDAHLVSKEIFELGIPVLGICYGMQLTAHLLGGKVAKGVKGEYGKAELEIVKACSLFDGVKERSIAWMSHFDEVETAPQGFDIVAKSGVIAGMANEDKKIFTVQFHPEVSHTEEGSKMLENFVLNICQSERSWKLTNYIERTVAEIKEKVGSQKVILGLSGGVDSSVAAVLIHKAIGDQLTCIFVDTGLLRKDEAKKVMENYGQHFHMNIKLVDAADRFLSKLAGVDDPEQKRKIIGNEFIAVFDEESHKIEGAKFLAQGTIYPDVIESQSVKGPSAVIKSHHNVGGLPEEMEFELLEPLRELFKDEVRKVGEELGIPHHLVYRHPFPGPGLGIRVLGAVDVEKVRILQEADDIFIEELYKNDLYEKVSQAFVVLLPVKSVGVMGDERTYEYTAVVRSANTIDFMTATWSKLPYEFLETVSNRIINEVRGINRVAYDISSKPPATIEWE, from the coding sequence ATGGAAAGAGGAATTATTATTTTAGACTTCGGTTCACAATATAACCAGTTGATCGGAAGAAGAGTAAGAGAGATGGGAGTATATTCTGAAATTATCCCTTACTACACACCATTGGAAGAAATTAAAGAAAGAAATCCTTTCGGTATTATTCTTTCAGGAGGACCTTCTTCTGTAAATGCAGAAGATGCACATTTAGTTTCAAAAGAAATTTTCGAATTAGGGATTCCTGTTTTAGGGATTTGCTATGGAATGCAGTTAACAGCTCACCTTTTGGGAGGTAAAGTTGCTAAAGGTGTAAAAGGAGAATATGGAAAAGCTGAATTGGAGATCGTAAAAGCATGTTCTTTATTCGACGGAGTAAAAGAAAGATCTATAGCATGGATGAGCCACTTCGACGAAGTAGAAACGGCTCCTCAGGGATTTGATATCGTTGCTAAATCCGGTGTTATTGCAGGAATGGCAAATGAAGATAAAAAAATCTTTACTGTTCAGTTCCACCCTGAAGTTTCTCATACAGAGGAAGGAAGCAAGATGCTGGAGAACTTTGTTTTAAACATCTGCCAGTCTGAAAGAAGCTGGAAACTGACTAATTATATTGAAAGAACAGTTGCTGAGATTAAAGAAAAAGTAGGCAGCCAGAAAGTAATCCTTGGGCTTTCCGGAGGTGTAGATTCATCTGTAGCAGCAGTACTTATCCATAAAGCTATCGGAGATCAGCTGACTTGTATTTTTGTAGATACAGGGCTTCTGAGAAAAGATGAAGCAAAGAAAGTGATGGAGAACTATGGACAGCATTTCCACATGAACATAAAACTGGTAGATGCTGCTGACAGATTCCTGTCAAAGCTGGCTGGTGTTGATGATCCTGAACAAAAAAGAAAGATTATCGGAAACGAGTTTATCGCTGTTTTCGATGAAGAATCTCATAAAATTGAAGGTGCAAAATTCTTAGCACAGGGAACTATTTATCCTGATGTTATCGAATCTCAGTCTGTAAAAGGACCTTCTGCAGTAATCAAGTCTCACCACAATGTTGGTGGTCTTCCTGAGGAAATGGAATTCGAATTGCTGGAACCGCTAAGAGAGCTATTCAAAGACGAAGTAAGAAAAGTAGGAGAAGAACTAGGTATTCCTCACCACTTGGTATACAGACACCCATTCCCGGGTCCCGGATTAGGTATCCGTGTTCTTGGAGCAGTAGATGTAGAAAAAGTAAGAATCCTTCAGGAAGCTGATGATATCTTCATCGAAGAATTGTACAAAAATGATCTGTACGAAAAAGTATCTCAGGCTTTCGTAGTATTACTTCCGGTAAAATCTGTTGGAGTAATGGGAGATGAGAGAACTTATGAATATACAGCTGTTGTACGTTCTGCTAATACAATAGACTTCATGACGGCTACATGGAGCAAACTTCCTTATGAATTCCTGGAAACTGTTTCCAACAGAATTATCAATGAGGTAAGAGGTATTAACCGGGTCGCTTACGATATTTCAAGCAAACCACCTGCAACAATCGAATGGGAATAA
- a CDS encoding ABC1 kinase family protein: MLNKQQRKLKRTSRLISVLAKYGFKDIVSRIGGQNDQKTNFSDETDTQNTVYERIRMALEELGPSFVKIGQAFSNREDMLPKEMIAELQNLQDRVEVQDLDLDAILEEQFSINISDTFQSLDRKPIASASIAQVYKAILKDGSPVVLKVKRQGIQEVIEDDLLLMKDLAKILNTYFEFAQHLDLNKAIATFEKSLLTELSLVQEKENIQKFAFNFKNNKNTYVPKVYEELSNNEVLCMEFIEGVKVTDLEGLKNYGLNPGVIADRGLQLFLAQILDYGFFHADPHAGNILVKSDGRVVFIDLGAAGTIFPQDKELLENFIINFISKRPKKLIEVIKKMAVEIDIKDERKLENDLQEVLDFVHSASLENIDAGFILNKLRAILMENKVNMPEYFYLLVRGISLIESVGRKINPNMDLVKSIEPYVKKIMLKRISPSYLYNKGIKRVEEIAEHIDVLPREISMVLTKANEGSLILNTEVRNLPKTNNIIQRGFHDLILALILCANMIATAILWVGKAEPLVGQVSVLGIIGLVISLFLLVVLCLRMLRKNK, translated from the coding sequence ATGCTAAACAAACAACAGAGAAAGCTAAAGCGCACAAGCCGTCTTATTTCGGTTCTTGCTAAATATGGTTTTAAAGATATTGTGTCCAGAATTGGAGGACAGAATGATCAGAAAACAAATTTCTCTGATGAGACGGATACCCAGAATACAGTATATGAACGTATTCGGATGGCATTAGAAGAATTGGGACCTTCTTTTGTTAAGATAGGTCAGGCTTTCAGTAACCGGGAGGATATGCTTCCTAAAGAAATGATTGCCGAATTACAGAATCTACAAGACAGGGTAGAAGTACAAGATCTTGATCTGGATGCTATACTGGAAGAACAATTTAGTATCAATATTTCTGATACCTTTCAGTCTTTAGACAGAAAACCTATTGCTTCTGCCTCTATTGCACAGGTTTATAAAGCTATACTAAAAGATGGTAGTCCTGTAGTATTAAAAGTAAAGAGACAGGGAATTCAGGAAGTTATTGAAGATGATTTATTACTGATGAAAGATCTGGCAAAGATTCTCAATACCTATTTTGAATTTGCACAGCATCTGGATCTTAATAAAGCAATTGCCACATTTGAAAAATCATTGCTTACTGAACTTTCTCTGGTGCAGGAAAAAGAGAATATCCAGAAGTTTGCTTTTAATTTTAAAAATAACAAGAACACTTATGTTCCTAAAGTTTATGAAGAACTGAGTAATAACGAGGTACTTTGTATGGAATTTATAGAGGGAGTAAAAGTAACAGATCTGGAAGGATTGAAGAACTATGGGCTAAACCCTGGGGTTATTGCTGACAGAGGGCTTCAGTTATTTCTTGCTCAAATTCTGGATTATGGCTTCTTTCATGCAGATCCACACGCAGGAAACATTCTTGTAAAATCAGACGGCAGAGTCGTATTTATAGATCTTGGAGCAGCGGGAACTATTTTTCCTCAGGATAAAGAACTACTGGAAAACTTTATTATTAATTTCATCTCTAAAAGACCCAAAAAGCTCATTGAAGTCATTAAGAAAATGGCTGTTGAAATAGATATTAAGGATGAGCGTAAATTAGAAAATGATCTTCAGGAGGTATTAGACTTTGTGCATAGTGCATCTCTGGAAAATATTGATGCAGGCTTTATCCTGAATAAGCTTCGTGCTATCCTTATGGAGAACAAAGTGAATATGCCAGAATATTTTTATCTTCTGGTACGTGGGATAAGTCTTATAGAAAGTGTAGGCCGAAAAATAAATCCCAATATGGATTTAGTGAAAAGTATTGAGCCGTACGTAAAGAAGATTATGTTGAAGCGTATCAGTCCGAGCTATCTTTATAACAAGGGAATAAAAAGGGTAGAAGAGATAGCTGAGCATATTGACGTATTGCCACGTGAAATCAGTATGGTTTTAACGAAAGCGAATGAAGGAAGTCTTATCTTAAATACAGAAGTTAGGAATCTTCCTAAGACCAATAACATTATACAAAGAGGTTTTCACGATCTTATTCTTGCACTTATCCTTTGTGCCAACATGATTGCTACAGCTATTTTGTGGGTTGGAAAAGCAGAACCTCTGGTTGGGCAAGTATCTGTATTGGGTATAATAGGTTTAGTAATCTCACTATTTTTACTGGTTGTACTTTGCTTACGTATGTTGCGAAAGAATAAATAA
- a CDS encoding DEAD/DEAH box helicase, which produces MITFEDFELPKNLFSALEQNGITVPTPIQLKSFKPILSGRDVMGIAQTGTGKTLAYLLPVLKMWKYSKADNPTVLVLVPTRELVVQVTEILENLTENMTARVIGVYGGKNINTQKLLFDNGCDILVGTPGRVLDLAIDNAISLKDVRHLVIDEFDEMLNLGFRPQLTHIFEIMRQKRQNILFSATMTEAVDTMLDEYFNGPEEISLAKSGTPLEKINQQGYKVENFNTKINLLKHLLESDESMSKVLVFANNKKHADYLFNTLDELYPDQFDVIHSNKSQNYRLRAMRKFEDAEVRGLITTDVMARGLDISDITHVFNFEIPEVPEQYIHRIGRTGRADKDGTAISFITKKEEALLLEIEVLMNKELQFIDFPEEVTINPKKIESEKEEVKMKNPTKAPDISQGGGAFHEKKDKNKKINFGGPTKRKPPKTKPANRNQQKQKAKRKKR; this is translated from the coding sequence ATGATAACATTTGAGGATTTCGAACTACCGAAAAATCTTTTTTCGGCATTAGAGCAAAACGGAATAACTGTACCAACTCCTATTCAGCTAAAGAGCTTTAAACCTATTTTATCCGGTCGGGATGTTATGGGTATTGCACAAACGGGTACAGGTAAAACCCTGGCTTATCTGCTGCCGGTTCTTAAAATGTGGAAATACTCTAAGGCAGATAACCCTACAGTATTGGTTTTAGTGCCAACCCGTGAGCTTGTTGTACAGGTAACCGAAATTCTTGAAAATCTAACCGAAAATATGACAGCGCGCGTTATAGGCGTGTATGGAGGTAAAAATATCAATACTCAGAAATTATTGTTTGACAATGGCTGCGATATTTTGGTAGGTACACCTGGACGTGTACTGGATTTAGCAATAGATAATGCAATAAGCCTGAAAGATGTGCGTCATCTTGTTATTGATGAGTTTGATGAAATGCTAAATTTAGGATTCCGTCCACAGTTAACTCATATCTTTGAAATTATGCGTCAGAAAAGACAGAATATATTATTTTCTGCAACAATGACGGAGGCTGTTGATACCATGTTGGATGAATACTTTAATGGTCCTGAAGAAATAAGCTTAGCTAAGTCGGGGACTCCGCTGGAAAAGATTAATCAGCAAGGTTATAAAGTTGAGAATTTTAATACTAAAATAAATTTATTAAAGCACCTTTTGGAAAGCGATGAAAGTATGTCTAAAGTATTGGTTTTTGCTAATAATAAGAAACATGCAGATTATCTTTTCAATACATTAGACGAATTATACCCGGATCAGTTTGATGTAATTCACTCTAATAAATCCCAGAACTACAGGCTTAGGGCCATGCGTAAGTTTGAAGATGCAGAAGTGCGCGGTCTTATTACAACAGATGTAATGGCGCGTGGTCTTGATATTTCAGATATCACCCATGTATTCAATTTTGAAATTCCTGAAGTTCCGGAACAGTATATCCACCGTATAGGTCGTACAGGTCGTGCAGATAAAGATGGTACTGCGATATCTTTCATCACTAAAAAAGAAGAGGCTTTACTTCTGGAAATTGAAGTTTTAATGAACAAAGAACTTCAGTTTATTGATTTTCCTGAAGAAGTAACCATTAATCCTAAAAAGATTGAGTCTGAAAAAGAAGAGGTCAAAATGAAGAATCCTACCAAAGCTCCGGATATATCGCAGGGTGGTGGAGCCTTTCATGAGAAGAAGGATAAAAATAAGAAGATTAATTTTGGTGGTCCTACTAAAAGAAAACCACCTAAAACAAAGCCTGCTAACAGAAATCAGCAGAAGCAAAAAGCCAAAAGAAAAAAAAGATAA